GCTGGGACTGATACCCGCGAGGCACGCTGGCGCGCACCACCAGCGTGCTTGCATCGGCCATCTCAACGATCGCCTCACCCGGTTGCACTTGGGTGCCGGGCACGCGCGGCACGTACGTCACCACGCCGTCGAACGGAGCCGTGAGTTGGTGGTCGTCCGTGGGCGCGGTCAACTCCGCCAGCCTCGAACGGGCAGCCACAGCCGCTTCGCGTAGCGTCGCGACATCATGAGCCGCACCAAGCTCGGCATTCTCGATAGCAGCGAGGGATCGCTGGGCCGCGTCGCGCCGGAGAACGGTGGCCTGCTGGACCGTCCGCGCATGCTTGATCGTGGCCTCGTCCGCTCCGGACCGGAGGGCTTCCAATTCGGCTTCGGCGCTGGCAAGCAAAGCCTCGGCGCTTGCCGTCGACGCCCGCGCGACCTGCAGCGCGGGCGGACCCTCCGAACGCTCAAGCAGGGAGAGTTCGTAGCGCGCGCCGGCCAAGGCGAGCGTGACGGCGGCCACGGACTGCTCGGCCGCTGCCAACGCTTCGGCGGAAGCCGGCGGGCTCTGGCCTTGCAGGCGCCGCAGCTCGTCCTGGGCGCTCATCAGCCGGAGCGCATGGAACTCAACGTCGGCGCTGGCGGCGTCGATGGCCGCCGGCAGCGTCTCCTCGATGCGGCGCACCTCCGCCCGGCGACCGGCAACCGCAGCCTCCGCCGTGGCAACCGCTGCCTGCGCGGAGGCAAGGCTTGCCGCCGAAGGTCCGGCGAGCAACGCCTCAAGCGCTTGCTGCCGGGCAAAGACTTGGCTCTGGGCCAGCAGCAGCGCCTCTTCGGCCGCCGCCTGTTGCTCGAAGAGCTCGGTTTCGGCGGTGGTGAGCTGCTGCTCGGCGCTCTCGAGCTCCTCCCGCGCCGCCGCGATTTCTTCCGCCCTGGCACCGGTGTCCAGCTCCGCTACCACCTCCCCGGCCCGCACCGCATCGCCACGCCGCACGTGGACCACGTCGAGCAGTCCCGGGACGTCGAACGCGAGAGCCGTCTCCAGTTCGGCCGCCACTCGGCCGTCCAGCCGGATGTCTTGCTGGATGCGGCCTCGCTGGACCTCGACCGTGGGACGGTCGAGATAGCTCGGGGGCGCCATGATCAGCGCCGGGGCGCTCGATTCGCTCTCGGTAACGAAGTCGCAGCCGGTCACAGCGAGACACGCCAGGGCCAAAGCCCCGAGGGCGCGGATGCCATTCCTCACGTCGGCCACCCGAGTCACGGACCGCCCGGCAACGCTGTTCTCGCCGGTGAAGTCGATTCTACCGGCAGGCCCGGTGCCGCAGAATCCGTGGAGACCGCGTTTGCTCGCCGCCGCTAGAAAGCCCGTGGTGTACGCGAACGGAACGTCCCGGCGCCTGGCGGACCCTCCAGCAAGTACTCTCCACATGCGGATCCCGCACGAGAGTCAACGACCGTGCGGCCGGGTCTGGAGTCGCTGATGACGCACCCTGAATCGCCGCAGGCTTGGACGCCGCTGACGACGGCCGAGGGCGGCACGGTGACGACACTGGCAGCTGGCCCGCCCGGTGCGGACGGCCAGGTCGTGATCGCCGGAACCCTTGGTGGGCTATTTGTAGGGCGCGACTGTGGGAATTCATGGGAGAAGGTGGGTGCGCTGGGCGGCCGCTTCATACAGGCGGCTGCCGTCTCACCCGCGTTTGACGCTGATTCCACGCTGATTGTCGGCACCGCCGGCTCTGGCGCCTTCCTCTCGGTGGACGGCGGAGCGTCGTGGCGTGTGCAGGAGTTCTGGGGCCAAAGGCCCGACGTCACGGCCCTGGCGTTCTCACCGACTTTCGCGAGCGACGGCATGATCCTGGCTGGTACCAGCGAGGACGGCGTGTACGTCACCACCAACCGGGGGCGCACCTGGAATGCCGCCAACCTTGGTCTCGCCAATCTATCCGTCAATGCGCTCGCCGCTTACCTCGCGCCTGAGGGGGACGGGTTGCTGTTCGCCGGCACGTCGACTGGCCTGTATCAATGGGTCGGCGAGGCACGGCAATGGTTCGCCGTCGCGGGCTATCCGGCCGGCCAGCCAGTCCAGGCCATCGTCTTCGCGCCGAGCCCAAGCGAGCGTGCGCTGTTCGTGGGAACCGAGGGTAGGGGGCTCTGGCGGTCCATCGACGGCAACGCGGTGCATCGGCTGGAGACCGTGGACGCCGATTCCAGCGTCAATGCCATCGCCGTGTCGGCGGACTTCAGCGCCGACGGGACACTGATGATTGCCACAGCCGAGCGTGGCCTCATGCGGTCGCACGATCGAGGGGACTCGTGGCAGCCGCTGGCGGGTGCCGCGGATGCGAATGCGGCCCTCGCCCTTCTTAGCTGCGGCAGCCCGGACGGCCCGGTGTGGCTGGCCGGTCTGCATGAGCGCGGCGTCTTGCGTTCGGCGGACTGGGGCAAGTCTTGGCAGCCTTCAAACGTTGGTGTGTCGAGCCGGCCAGTCCTAGCGCTGGCGTTGTCCCCTGGCTTTGCGTCCGACGGCACGCTCCTTGTCGGCACGGCGGCCGAAGGCGTGCTGAGATCCATCGACGACGGACTGACCTGGTCCCCCGCCAGTGACGGGTTGGAGGAACCGAGCATCACGTCGCTGGCCTTCTCACCGACGTTCCCGGCTGATCGCCGGGTATTGGCGATCGCCGGGGCGAGCCTCGTGGAAAGCCGCGACGGCGGGCAGGCGTGGGCGCCGGTGGCCGGTCTGCCAGGAGACGTCATGCCGCTGAGCCTGGCCGTCGCATCGGATGCACCCGCCGGCCATGCCATCGCGGTTGGGGGCTCGGACGGCGCCTTGGCGCTATCGCGCGACGGCGGCAAGTCGTGGTCGCGGTCCGCTGAGGACTTCGCCAGCAAGAGCTTGGTGACCGTGGCGTTCTCGCCGAACTACGCCTTCGACAGCACGCTGTTTGCGGCCACCGCGGGCGAGGGAACCGTTGCGGTGTATCGCTCAACGAATCGCGGCGCCACCTGGAGTCAGATCCTCGAACACGCCGGCGACGGCTGGGTCTCGCTGGCAATCCCAGTCGCCTACCGCGCCAAAGACGACTTCATAGCCGTCGCCACCGGTCGTGCGGTGATCACACCGGCTGGGCGCCAGGTGCAGTCCTGGCACGCGACGCGACTAACCGAGGAGCGCCCATCCGTCCTCGCGGTGAGGGCTTCGGCGCGGTTCGCCACCAACGACACCCTATATGCCGCCACGAGCCGCGGCGTCTGGCGATCGTCGGACCGCGGCCGCAATTGGCGCCGACTCTCGGCCGGCATGGGAGCGCCGCCGGTGACCAGTCTGGCCCTCGCGCCTGACCAAGCGGGCAAGGACATGCTGGTCGCCGGAACACTCCAGGGCAGCGTGTGGCGCCTGCGGGATGCCAGTGCGTCGCGGGACTAGGTGTATGGATCGGCTGCGTCGCGCAAGCCATCACCCATGAAGTTGAATAACAGCACCACGACGATCACGAAGATGCCCGGAATGAGCATCCAGGGATAGAGAGCAATGCTGCGCACGTTCTGGGCGTCTTGCATCAGGCTTCCCCAACTCACCGAGGGCTCACGAATCCCCAGCCCCAAGAAGCTCAGCGAGGTCTCGGCGAGGATCATGTTCGGCACCGTCAATGTCAGGCTGACGATCAAGTAGCTCATGAAACCGGGGACCATGTGGTCGAAGATCAGCCGCATGTGCCCAGCGCCGGCGACCTTGGCCGCCATGACGTAGTCGTGCTCGCGCAACTCAAGAATCTTGCCCCGCACCACGCGCGCCAGGCCGGCCCAGCCGATCACCGACAGCACCACCGTGATTGCGAAGTAACGCTGGATGGGTGTCCAGAACGGCGGGATTGCCGCACCGATGGCCATCCACAGCGGGATCGACGGAATGGAGATCACGACCTCGATAAACCGTTGAATCAGGATGTCGGTCGTGCCGCCGATATAGCCGGACACGGAGCCGATGACCACGCCGAGCACAAAACTGAGCAAAACTCCGATGAGACCGATCGAGAGACTGATCCGAGCACCCGCCATGACGCGCGAGAACAGATCGCGTCCCAGCCTGTCCGTCCCAAAGAGAAATACCTTGCCATCCTCTACACCAAAGAAGTGGAGGTCCATCTCCCAAAGGCCCCAAAATTTGTACGGCTCACCGCGTTGAAAGAAGACAATTCTGTTTATCACGGAAAGATCGTCTTCGTAGACTCGCTTGAACTCCACCGGGTCCAGCTCCGACTTGATCCCGTAGACGAACGGTCCCTGAAAGTTGCCTTCGCTATCCCAAAGGTGGATGCGCGAAGGCGGAGAGTTCAGAAATCCGTGGTCTGAGGTCTCCTTATATGGAATCCAAAAGTCATAGGTCAGCGCAAAGAAGTAGGCGATCGCCAGCAGGCACAGGCTAACCATGCCCAGCCTGTGCCGACGCATTTTGCGCCACATGAGCGTCCATTGGCCGGCGGTGTAGTGGCGTTCCTCGTCGGTGAATTCGCGAATGTTCACCCGCTCAGACGCAACCTCGGTGTCCGCAGAAACTGCCATCTCAGACAGCCGTTCTTTCCTGCCGAATTCGAGGGTCCACGATCACCAGCAGCACGTCCGAAAGGAGGGTGCCAAAGATCGTGAGCGCCGCCTCGACCATCAGGATGCTGCCGGCCAAGTGCATATCCTGAACACGCAACGCCACCAGCAGGACCGCCCCGGTCATCGGGATGTTGAGCACGATGGCTGTGATGGCGCTGCCCGAGACAATGGCCGGCAACGTCCATCCCACGGTGCTGATGATGGGGTTCAATGCCATGCGGACCGGGTACTTGAACAGTAGTCGTCGCTCAGGAACGCCTTTGGCGCGCGCCGTGATGACGTATTGCTTGCCCAGCTCATCCAGAAGCACGCCCCGCATCACACGAATAAGGCCCGCCGTTCCGGCTGTGGCGACGACGAACACCGGAACCCAGAGGTGATTGATCATGTCCCAGAGCTTCGCAAGACTCCATGGCGCAAGGAGATATTCGGGCGAAAAGAGCCCGCCTGGACTGACATTGAATACTTGAAATAAGAAATACATGAGCATGAGTGCAATCATGAAATTAGGAGTAGCAAGTCCAATAAAGCCAATCGCAGTGAATGCATAGTCTCCAATGCTATATTGATTAGTTGCTGAGTAGATGCCTATTGGCACGGCGATCAAATACGTCAAGGTGAGAGAAATCGACGTAACCAGCATCGTTGGTGGCACTACTTCTTGCAGGATCGAGAGCACGGTGCGGCGCGAGCCTCCACCGTAGCTTCCGAATGACCGCCCCATGTCGCCCCGCACGAAACGCGTGATCCAATTCACGTACTGTTCGACGGGGGTTCGGTCCAATCCATAGTAGATGCGCAGATTCTCAATCTCTGACTCGTTGAGGGTTAATCCCTCAGCCTTGAGTGCAGCGAGGTGGGTCGAAAGGTAGTCGCCCGGAGGCAGCTGAATGACAATGAATATCAGAGCGCTCAGAATCCACCAGGCGAGCACCATGTAGCCGATGCGCCGAACAAGGTAAGCCCTCACGGCGCTAGGTCAATGAGCCTGGCGAAATCGTCCGGGCGCCGCGCGGCACGTGCGACTCCATGCCAATTTGGGAATGAGGGCTCGGCGGCGCGCAAATCTTGGTTGGATGGTCGGCACTCGAGGTCACCTCGGCGAATGCGCCGACTGGACCTGCACTGCCACGGCGCCGCCGGAGGTTCGGCAGACCGGCATCGATCCACGAGGGGCGTCGGTCCGACCAACGACGGAAGCCGACAATTTCCCTGGCAAGAGGCTGGCTCGACGGTCGACGGCCGACCACGGGCAGCATCGCCTCAGATTGGCGATGTCTCCAGAATCTCCGGGGATTGGTCGCGCCGCTCATGTTCACGTCCCCCTGACACCACCGATATCGTGACCGCCGTTGGTTTCATGCCCCGCTCGTCGGCACCGTGAGCGGCCCCGCGTCGGTCGCGCCCCCCGCCCTTGGAACTCCAAGGACGGGGGACGCAGCGAGCCTATTCAGCCGACCGACTCTACCCGTCGTAGTAGAACTGCGGGAAGCCGTAGGGCCGCACGAAGTTGATCGCGGCAGCGAAGTTAATGCCTGTCGGCACGTTACGCAGCGACTGATTGACGATGGTCGGCTGCGGCGGATAGCCGACGGTGCCGATAATGGGGTACTGGTCGTAGAAATAGGACCAGAACTTCACGCCGAGATCGTCGTACTCGGCTGAGCCCGGCACTGCCCGGCGCCACTCCTCACGCAGGCGCTTGGCCTCTTTCATCCAGTCCGGCGGCTCCTCGCCTTCCGCGCCGTCGGTTTGGATCCATTGAGCCCAACTGCCGGCCCAATAGCTCTCATACGTGTCCATGCCGTAGTGCCAGGACGCCCAACGTGTGAAGTAGGCCGCCGCTTCACTGATGTCCTGGGGCATCATCACTTCGGTAAACGTCTTCGCCCGTTCGCGGAAGAGCGCTTCCTCTTCAAACTGCCACTCGGCATGGAGACCCACCGCTTGCCAGTCCTTCACGATCAACGTGGCCATGTCTTCCTTGGGGCCCTCTTGGTCGGAGACCGTCAGCAAAATGCTGAACCGCTCACCGTCGGGCCTCAGGCGCCAGCCATCGCTGTCGCGCTTGTCGAGCCCAATCCCATCGAGCAGGCTATTGGCCTGGTCGGGATCGTACTCGGTGTGGAGCGTGCCCCACTCCGGCTTGAAGAAGCTGTACGACTCAAGCAGGTAGGGCGTGAACGGCCGCGCCAAGCCAAAGAACAAGGTCTCGTTGATGGCCTCGCGGTTGATGGCCACTGAAGCCGCGACCCGGAAGTCCTTCTCCCGAAAGATGGCGGCGACCGCCGGATCCTTGTACGTCTGGTTCGGGAACAGGGACATGGCCGACGTTCGCAAGCTGGAAGCAACCAACGTGCGGTATCCGCCGCGGTCCTCCTCCGCCCGATACAGCTCCATGTTCTTGAGGTCGAGCACGAACTGTGCAAAGTCAAGCTCACCAGCCGTGACCTTGATCTGGTAGACCTCCTTGTCCTTGATCCAGAAGTGGTTGACGTAGTCGATGTACGGCAACTGGTTTCCGGCCGTATCGACCGCGTGGTAGTAGGGGTTTCGCGCGAACTGCGTGACGTCGGGCGAGGCGCCGACGTTGACCCAGGGTCCAAGCGCAGGCCGGAAGGCCGCATCCTCACGCGACAGCGACGTGCTGGGCCCGTAGTAGAACTTGGACTTGAAGTGATCGGCCCAGGTTTCAAATCCGGCTTTCTCGGCGAGCCGCTGCGCGTCCGAGTTGTACTTCTCGTGGAAACGCTCGAGGTAGTGCCGCGGTGAGAACACCCATGGATCGCCGGAGTACCGTCCCATGCGATCCAGGTACTGGGGCGCGGGCCGGTCGAACTTGAACTCGACCACCGTGTCTTCGACCTTCACGATCTCGCGGAGTCCGATCCTCTCGGCGCCGTGCTGAAGACTGCCGCTCGGGTTGGCGAGGTCGTTGCCCCAAAAGTCCTCGTAGGTGAACATGAAATCGTCAGCCGTAAACGGCGCGCCGTCGGACCACTTGTGGCCTTCCCGAATCTCGAAGGTGAACGTCTGCAAATCACTGGAGACATCGAGGTTCTTGGCGAGGTCGAGAAACAGCTCGGTACCCGTCATGGCGTAAGCCATGAGACTGGCGTCGCCCCCGTAGCCGATCTCAATCGATCGGCGAATGCCGCCCAGCCGCAGCGTGCCGCCGTAGTTCCCGACTTGCTCGACCGGCTCGATAACCCACGGGTCCTTCGGCAGACGGCTATCGACTGGAGGCAGCGAGCCCGCCTGGACCCTGGCTGCCAGCATCGGCGCCTCCGAGAAGCGGGACGGCGTCGCCACTTCCTTGATGACGACGCGCTCGACGGGAATTTCCTTGACGACTTCCTTCGTGACAATCGTCTCGACCTGAACCTCCTTGACGACC
Above is a window of Chloroflexota bacterium DNA encoding:
- a CDS encoding efflux RND transporter periplasmic adaptor subunit produces the protein MRNGIRALGALALACLAVTGCDFVTESESSAPALIMAPPSYLDRPTVEVQRGRIQQDIRLDGRVAAELETALAFDVPGLLDVVHVRRGDAVRAGEVVAELDTGARAEEIAAAREELESAEQQLTTAETELFEQQAAAEEALLLAQSQVFARQQALEALLAGPSAASLASAQAAVATAEAAVAGRRAEVRRIEETLPAAIDAASADVEFHALRLMSAQDELRRLQGQSPPASAEALAAAEQSVAAVTLALAGARYELSLLERSEGPPALQVARASTASAEALLASAEAELEALRSGADEATIKHARTVQQATVLRRDAAQRSLAAIENAELGAAHDVATLREAAVAARSRLAELTAPTDDHQLTAPFDGVVTYVPRVPGTQVQPGEAIVEMADASTLVVRASVPRGYQSQLAVGQAVDVVVGGLEGTVFQGRVAVLPHEVGTPGGGTVRIDEAKITADWADADVEIGMRAFMTITLQVKDHVLKVPITAVRTVNLRHFVEALIDGRRRSLPVRTGIRSDSEIEIIDGVEEGAVIFESY
- a CDS encoding ABC transporter permease, with the protein product MWRKMRRHRLGMVSLCLLAIAYFFALTYDFWIPYKETSDHGFLNSPPSRIHLWDSEGNFQGPFVYGIKSELDPVEFKRVYEDDLSVINRIVFFQRGEPYKFWGLWEMDLHFFGVEDGKVFLFGTDRLGRDLFSRVMAGARISLSIGLIGVLLSFVLGVVIGSVSGYIGGTTDILIQRFIEVVISIPSIPLWMAIGAAIPPFWTPIQRYFAITVVLSVIGWAGLARVVRGKILELREHDYVMAAKVAGAGHMRLIFDHMVPGFMSYLIVSLTLTVPNMILAETSLSFLGLGIREPSVSWGSLMQDAQNVRSIALYPWMLIPGIFVIVVVLLFNFMGDGLRDAADPYT
- a CDS encoding ABC transporter permease, which encodes MRAYLVRRIGYMVLAWWILSALIFIVIQLPPGDYLSTHLAALKAEGLTLNESEIENLRIYYGLDRTPVEQYVNWITRFVRGDMGRSFGSYGGGSRRTVLSILQEVVPPTMLVTSISLTLTYLIAVPIGIYSATNQYSIGDYAFTAIGFIGLATPNFMIALMLMYFLFQVFNVSPGGLFSPEYLLAPWSLAKLWDMINHLWVPVFVVATAGTAGLIRVMRGVLLDELGKQYVITARAKGVPERRLLFKYPVRMALNPIISTVGWTLPAIVSGSAITAIVLNIPMTGAVLLVALRVQDMHLAGSILMVEAALTIFGTLLSDVLLVIVDPRIRQERTAV
- a CDS encoding ABC transporter substrate-binding protein → MTAGTAAMSVLAACGEAEVTEKTVTVTVTEVKEVIKEVPVETVVRQEVIKEVPIETVVTKEIIKEVPVEVVKEVQVETIVTKEVVKEIPVERVVIKEVATPSRFSEAPMLAARVQAGSLPPVDSRLPKDPWVIEPVEQVGNYGGTLRLGGIRRSIEIGYGGDASLMAYAMTGTELFLDLAKNLDVSSDLQTFTFEIREGHKWSDGAPFTADDFMFTYEDFWGNDLANPSGSLQHGAERIGLREIVKVEDTVVEFKFDRPAPQYLDRMGRYSGDPWVFSPRHYLERFHEKYNSDAQRLAEKAGFETWADHFKSKFYYGPSTSLSREDAAFRPALGPWVNVGASPDVTQFARNPYYHAVDTAGNQLPYIDYVNHFWIKDKEVYQIKVTAGELDFAQFVLDLKNMELYRAEEDRGGYRTLVASSLRTSAMSLFPNQTYKDPAVAAIFREKDFRVAASVAINREAINETLFFGLARPFTPYLLESYSFFKPEWGTLHTEYDPDQANSLLDGIGLDKRDSDGWRLRPDGERFSILLTVSDQEGPKEDMATLIVKDWQAVGLHAEWQFEEEALFRERAKTFTEVMMPQDISEAAAYFTRWASWHYGMDTYESYWAGSWAQWIQTDGAEGEEPPDWMKEAKRLREEWRRAVPGSAEYDDLGVKFWSYFYDQYPIIGTVGYPPQPTIVNQSLRNVPTGINFAAAINFVRPYGFPQFYYDG